In Amycolatopsis coloradensis, one genomic interval encodes:
- a CDS encoding MFS transporter encodes MTLLARLDRLPLSRPHYKLLLIGGLGYTFDGMDSAVVAFLLPSAKAAWGLDNGQLGLIGSATPFGFLFGAIAAGLLGDRIGRKKVMMYALAFYAVFSVVAAFSPNYEVFLGARVLAGAGAGAESAIIAPFLSEFVPAKRRGWFVGALAGFFSFGFVAAALIGRFVVPTVPEGWRVAQLITALPIVMLLWWRRSLPESPRFLVANGRHAEAEKIVAKLERDVEKATGQALPAVAAADAQPATETPKVNLLSALKFLWSPAMARRTAVIWTVWFVITFSYYGFFSWIPTLLVERGITVTKSFEFSIIIYLAQIPGYFSAAWLSERLDRKHTIALYLAGSAVSAFWLSQMDAPWSITLAGAVLSFFLNGTYAGVYSYTPEVFPTWIRASGTGLSSAFGRVGSILAPTIIGLSAASLGFAGVFGLTTAVLAAGVVCVVVFGLSTAGRSLEELTEHGAPVKTAKEMTK; translated from the coding sequence ATGACGCTTCTGGCACGACTGGACCGGCTCCCGCTGAGCCGTCCCCATTACAAACTCCTGCTCATCGGCGGGCTCGGTTACACCTTCGACGGAATGGACTCCGCCGTCGTCGCCTTCCTCCTTCCGAGCGCGAAAGCCGCCTGGGGCCTCGACAACGGCCAGCTCGGGTTGATCGGTTCGGCGACGCCGTTCGGCTTCCTCTTCGGCGCGATCGCCGCCGGGCTGCTGGGCGACCGCATCGGCCGCAAGAAGGTCATGATGTACGCGCTGGCCTTCTACGCGGTGTTCTCGGTGGTCGCCGCCTTCTCCCCCAACTACGAGGTCTTCCTGGGCGCCCGGGTGCTGGCCGGGGCAGGCGCGGGAGCCGAAAGCGCCATCATCGCGCCGTTCCTGTCGGAGTTCGTCCCCGCCAAACGCCGCGGCTGGTTCGTCGGCGCGCTGGCCGGGTTCTTCTCGTTCGGGTTCGTCGCCGCCGCGCTGATCGGGCGGTTCGTCGTCCCGACGGTGCCGGAGGGCTGGCGGGTCGCGCAGCTGATCACCGCGCTGCCGATCGTCATGCTGCTGTGGTGGCGCCGTTCGCTGCCGGAATCACCGAGGTTCCTGGTCGCGAACGGGCGTCATGCCGAGGCCGAAAAGATCGTCGCGAAGCTGGAGCGGGACGTCGAAAAAGCGACGGGGCAAGCACTTCCCGCCGTCGCGGCGGCCGACGCCCAGCCCGCGACGGAGACCCCCAAGGTCAATCTCCTCAGCGCGCTGAAGTTCTTGTGGAGCCCGGCGATGGCTCGCCGCACCGCGGTGATCTGGACCGTGTGGTTCGTGATCACGTTCTCCTACTACGGTTTCTTCTCCTGGATCCCGACGCTGCTCGTCGAGCGCGGCATCACGGTGACCAAGAGCTTCGAGTTCTCGATCATCATCTACCTGGCGCAGATCCCCGGATACTTCTCCGCCGCGTGGCTGTCGGAACGGCTCGACCGCAAGCACACCATCGCGTTGTACCTCGCGGGCTCCGCGGTGAGCGCGTTCTGGCTGAGCCAGATGGACGCGCCGTGGTCGATCACCCTCGCCGGGGCGGTGCTGTCGTTCTTCCTCAACGGCACCTACGCCGGCGTGTACTCCTACACCCCCGAGGTGTTCCCGACCTGGATCCGCGCCAGCGGGACCGGGCTGTCCAGCGCGTTCGGCCGGGTGGGCAGCATCCTCGCCCCGACCATCATCGGCCTGTCCGCGGCGAGCCTCGGCTTCGCCGGCGTCTTCGGCCTCACCACCGCCGTCCTGGCGGCCGGGGTGGTGTGCGTGGTCGTGTTCGGCCTGTCCACCGCCGGCCGTTCCCTGGAAGAACTGACCGAACACGGCGCGCCCGTGAAGACCGCCAAGGAGATGACCAAGTGA
- a CDS encoding GAF domain-containing protein — MTVSLSTVEDKTRATIGVRLFTVLAWVPERRALRRVHSSHPVEYPVGGEKTVEVAAGWLERCITGQEPYFGPDSAAVREIFADHELIDRLGCGAVINVPVVDGGRTLGVLNLLDAEGSYDDDSVAAARSLAPLAVPALRELLEENR, encoded by the coding sequence GTGACCGTGTCACTGTCCACTGTGGAAGACAAGACCCGAGCCACGATCGGCGTACGGCTGTTCACCGTGCTGGCCTGGGTGCCCGAACGGCGGGCACTGCGACGGGTGCACAGCAGCCACCCCGTCGAGTACCCGGTCGGCGGCGAGAAGACCGTCGAGGTGGCCGCCGGGTGGCTGGAGCGGTGCATCACGGGCCAAGAGCCCTACTTCGGGCCGGACAGCGCGGCGGTGCGGGAGATCTTCGCCGACCACGAACTCATCGATCGGCTCGGCTGCGGCGCGGTGATCAACGTGCCGGTGGTGGACGGCGGCCGCACGCTCGGCGTCCTCAACCTCCTCGACGCAGAAGGCAGCTACGACGACGATTCCGTCGCGGCGGCCCGTTCACTGGCACCGTTGGCGGTCCCGGCCCTGCGCGAACTCCTGGAGGAGAACCGATGA
- a CDS encoding VanZ family protein, with product MTDPTISAVIAVFAGFVLAGLLAVPYIAASYRRRGELGLWRVLLVFGFLVYAMSLWTYTLLPIPDTTAAWCAEHASSHLQLRPFQFVADVRREQTGAGLRAFLRNPAVQQAVFNVALFVPLGMFVRHLFGRGFAATVAIGFAVSLFIECTQLTGVWFLFECPYRLADVDDLLTNTLGAAVGFGLAPLLRLLPGNEPSAPPGTPRPVTARRRLLGMAVDVVSVVLLGTTVGIVTTLLAGEPNTVVTALIGTFLPALLLLFVIPVAGNGASFGQRVVLLRPAGPDGGKPALWRTVVRFLAGSGGYFTLLTLASVVNGGFEPLANLLFFASGILAFRPEGHQGLSGLIAGLRMADVRELDEPAEPSLVSGKDD from the coding sequence GTGACTGATCCGACCATCTCCGCGGTCATCGCGGTGTTCGCGGGTTTCGTGCTAGCGGGCCTCCTGGCCGTCCCGTACATCGCCGCGAGTTACCGGCGCCGCGGGGAGCTCGGGCTCTGGCGGGTCCTGCTGGTGTTCGGGTTCCTGGTCTACGCCATGTCCCTGTGGACGTACACGTTGCTCCCCATCCCGGACACGACGGCGGCGTGGTGTGCCGAGCACGCGTCCAGTCACCTGCAACTGCGCCCGTTCCAGTTCGTCGCCGACGTCCGTCGCGAACAGACCGGGGCCGGCCTGCGGGCGTTCCTGCGCAATCCCGCCGTCCAGCAGGCGGTGTTCAACGTCGCCTTGTTCGTGCCGCTGGGGATGTTCGTACGGCACCTCTTCGGGCGCGGCTTCGCGGCCACCGTCGCGATCGGCTTCGCGGTCTCGTTGTTCATCGAGTGCACGCAGCTGACCGGGGTCTGGTTCCTGTTCGAGTGTCCGTACCGGCTGGCCGACGTCGACGACCTGCTGACCAACACCCTCGGTGCCGCCGTCGGCTTCGGCCTCGCCCCGCTGTTGCGGCTGTTGCCGGGCAACGAGCCGTCCGCGCCGCCGGGAACGCCGCGGCCGGTCACCGCGCGCCGCCGCCTTCTCGGGATGGCCGTCGACGTCGTGTCGGTCGTCCTGCTCGGCACCACCGTCGGCATCGTGACGACCCTGCTCGCCGGTGAACCGAACACCGTGGTGACCGCACTGATCGGCACGTTCCTGCCGGCTCTGCTCCTGTTGTTCGTCATTCCCGTAGCCGGCAACGGCGCCAGCTTCGGCCAGCGGGTCGTGCTGCTGCGCCCCGCCGGCCCGGACGGCGGGAAGCCCGCCCTGTGGCGGACGGTCGTGCGGTTCCTGGCCGGTTCCGGCGGTTATTTCACGCTGCTGACCTTGGCGTCGGTGGTCAACGGCGGGTTCGAGCCGCTGGCGAACCTGTTGTTCTTCGCCAGCGGGATCCTCGCCTTCCGGCCCGAAGGTCACCAGGGACTGTCCGGGCTGATCGCCGGCCTGCGGATGGCCGACGTGCGCGAACTCGACGAGCCGGCCGAACCGAGCCTCGTGAGCGGTAAGGACGATTAG
- a CDS encoding MurR/RpiR family transcriptional regulator, whose protein sequence is MTGTGTDDGFEAWLRDRAPERGLRPKAAAVLEVLVSQPRRASFGSTAELAQLAGVNVATVTRTAQALGFAGWPALQQELRARYMSSLSAPQVAEEHRDVDSPGSASLRRDLDSLALLNRRVAEDEIRNVAEAVAGARRTVVIADGSYAAVGIAFAHNARLAGYDVHAITAGDAELANATAKLTSEDVLIAISFWRLYESTVLAANEAKARGARAFAITDAASPALAAAVEQVLMVPAEGVTFFPSLTAGMSLVQAIVAQLAAVDPVRTGESIEAAEAMWSRFDLLHRRPGSADRTVPKRPTGRGVSAG, encoded by the coding sequence GTGACTGGGACGGGAACCGACGACGGTTTCGAGGCGTGGCTTCGGGACCGCGCACCGGAGCGCGGCCTGCGGCCGAAGGCGGCCGCTGTGCTCGAAGTGCTGGTCTCGCAACCGCGCCGGGCGTCGTTCGGCTCGACGGCCGAACTCGCCCAGCTCGCCGGGGTCAACGTCGCCACCGTTACCCGTACGGCCCAGGCGCTGGGTTTCGCCGGCTGGCCGGCGCTGCAACAGGAGTTGCGGGCGCGGTACATGTCGTCGCTGAGCGCGCCGCAGGTGGCCGAGGAACACCGGGACGTCGACTCGCCGGGTTCGGCGTCGCTGCGCCGCGACCTCGACAGCCTCGCTCTGCTCAACCGGCGCGTCGCCGAGGACGAGATCCGCAACGTCGCGGAGGCCGTCGCCGGGGCGCGCCGCACGGTCGTGATCGCCGACGGCAGCTACGCCGCGGTCGGGATCGCGTTCGCGCACAACGCCCGGCTCGCCGGATACGACGTCCACGCCATCACGGCAGGCGACGCCGAACTCGCCAACGCCACGGCGAAACTGACATCCGAGGACGTCCTCATCGCGATCAGCTTCTGGCGGCTGTACGAGAGCACGGTGCTCGCCGCGAACGAGGCCAAGGCCAGGGGAGCGCGTGCCTTCGCCATCACCGACGCGGCCAGTCCCGCGCTGGCGGCCGCGGTCGAACAGGTGCTGATGGTGCCCGCCGAGGGCGTGACCTTCTTCCCGTCGCTGACCGCGGGAATGAGCCTGGTGCAGGCGATCGTCGCGCAACTCGCCGCCGTCGATCCCGTCCGCACCGGCGAGTCCATCGAGGCGGCCGAGGCCATGTGGTCGCGGTTCGACCTGCTGCACCGCCGCCCGGGATCGGCCGATCGGACAGTGCCGAAAAGGCCGACCGGTCGAGGCGTCTCCGCCGGATGA
- a CDS encoding amidohydrolase family protein, translating to MNGSLLLRNARLLDPVKGEYTEGDLRCADGRIVEIGDGLTADGARTEDLRGAFVLPGLIDAHVHVTASTANLGSLPASSPSYVAAHSARTMSRMLDRGFTTVRDASGADYGLADAQAEGLFRGPRLLFCGRALSQTGGHGDSRTRGANASDDHPCCAGLGRVADGVDAVRAAARDELRKGAHHIKVMASGGVASPTDRIDSTQYSAEELRAIVEEAEAANRYVAAHAYTARAVNRALELGVRSIEHGNLIDDLSVELFLRHDAYLVPTLVTYWALKEEGREHGLPESSWRKVDEVLGAGMAALERAARGGVKLVYGSDLLGGMHRHQNHEFRLRGEVQSALEVVRSATSTAADLLNLTGEIGTLAPGAHADLLVVDRDPLEDIGVLAEPEKFRHVVLGGTVVSP from the coding sequence ATGAACGGATCGCTGCTGCTGCGCAACGCCCGTCTGCTCGACCCGGTCAAGGGCGAGTACACCGAGGGAGACCTCCGGTGCGCCGACGGCCGGATCGTCGAGATCGGTGACGGGCTCACCGCGGACGGCGCGCGGACCGAGGACCTGCGCGGTGCGTTCGTGCTGCCCGGACTGATCGACGCCCACGTGCACGTCACCGCGTCGACCGCGAATCTGGGATCGCTGCCCGCGTCGTCACCGTCGTACGTGGCCGCGCACAGTGCCCGCACCATGAGCCGCATGCTGGACCGGGGCTTCACGACGGTCCGTGACGCCTCCGGCGCCGACTACGGCCTCGCCGACGCGCAAGCCGAGGGCCTGTTCCGCGGCCCGCGCCTGCTTTTCTGCGGACGCGCGCTGAGCCAGACCGGCGGGCACGGCGACAGCCGGACGCGCGGCGCCAACGCCAGCGACGATCACCCGTGCTGCGCCGGCCTCGGCCGGGTCGCCGACGGGGTCGACGCGGTCCGCGCCGCGGCGCGCGACGAGCTGCGCAAGGGTGCGCACCACATCAAGGTGATGGCCTCCGGCGGTGTCGCCTCCCCGACCGATCGGATCGACTCGACGCAGTACTCCGCCGAGGAGCTGCGCGCCATCGTCGAAGAGGCGGAGGCGGCCAACCGTTACGTCGCCGCGCACGCTTATACCGCCCGCGCGGTGAACCGCGCGCTGGAACTGGGCGTGCGGTCGATCGAGCACGGCAACCTGATCGACGACCTCAGTGTCGAACTGTTCCTCCGGCACGACGCGTATCTCGTGCCCACCCTGGTCACCTACTGGGCGCTGAAGGAGGAAGGGCGCGAGCACGGGCTGCCGGAATCCAGCTGGCGCAAGGTCGACGAGGTGCTCGGCGCGGGCATGGCCGCCCTCGAGCGGGCGGCCAGGGGCGGCGTGAAACTCGTGTACGGCAGCGACCTCCTCGGCGGGATGCACCGGCACCAGAACCACGAGTTCCGGCTGCGCGGCGAGGTCCAGTCCGCGCTGGAGGTGGTCCGCTCCGCGACGTCGACGGCGGCCGACCTGCTGAACCTGACCGGCGAGATCGGCACGCTGGCTCCAGGCGCGCACGCGGACCTGCTCGTCGTCGACCGGGATCCGCTGGAGGACATCGGCGTCCTGGCCGAGCCGGAGAAATTCCGGCACGTCGTGCTGGGCGGGACCGTCGTCTCCCCGTGA
- a CDS encoding aldehyde dehydrogenase (NADP(+)), translated as MKQIERAAEIAAEWAATDPKTRTAVLTGVADALDEAGPSLIEIADAETRLGTKRLTGELARTTFQLRLLAAESGSYHDVRIDRADPSWPPGPRPELRRYRTAVGPVLVFAASNFPFAFSVAGGDTASAWVAGCPVVVKAHPGHPELSRRTASVVVEALGRRGALLGLVEGEAAGVDALRHPAIAAAAFTGSVSGGLALARIAAERPVPIPFHGELGSVNPVIVLPGAARSRAEELAEGYAGSLTLGNGQFCTNPGLVFVPSESPFGDLVAERLREVPAAPFLNDRIASGFQTGAARLAAIPGMREVVRGPGAQLLEVALEDFVPEAAEECFGPLGVVVRYSRPSDVLPVLAALPGQLTTTVHASPEEASEVETLRPVLADRSGRILWGGWPTGVAVTAAMQHGGPFPATTSPASTSVGTAAVERFLRPVSYQDWPSHLLPEPLRDDNPWDVPQHFS; from the coding sequence ATGAAGCAGATCGAGAGGGCGGCGGAGATCGCCGCTGAATGGGCCGCGACCGACCCGAAGACGCGCACGGCGGTGCTCACCGGCGTGGCCGACGCCCTGGACGAGGCCGGGCCCTCCTTGATCGAGATAGCCGACGCCGAGACCCGGCTGGGGACGAAACGGCTGACCGGCGAGCTGGCCCGCACGACGTTCCAGCTGCGACTGCTCGCGGCCGAAAGCGGTTCGTACCACGACGTCCGGATCGACCGAGCCGACCCGTCGTGGCCGCCAGGACCCCGGCCGGAGCTGCGCCGGTACCGCACCGCTGTCGGTCCGGTCCTGGTGTTCGCCGCGAGCAACTTCCCGTTCGCGTTCAGCGTGGCGGGCGGGGACACCGCGTCGGCGTGGGTGGCCGGCTGCCCGGTGGTGGTCAAGGCCCACCCCGGCCATCCGGAGTTGTCCCGCAGGACGGCTTCGGTCGTCGTGGAAGCCCTCGGCCGCCGGGGTGCGCTCCTGGGCCTTGTCGAAGGAGAAGCCGCGGGCGTCGATGCGCTGCGCCATCCGGCGATCGCGGCCGCCGCGTTCACCGGGTCGGTGTCGGGTGGGCTCGCGCTGGCGCGGATCGCGGCCGAGCGGCCGGTCCCGATCCCGTTCCACGGCGAGCTCGGCAGCGTCAACCCGGTGATCGTCCTGCCCGGCGCGGCACGGTCGCGGGCGGAGGAACTGGCGGAGGGCTACGCCGGTTCGCTGACGCTGGGCAACGGCCAGTTCTGCACGAATCCCGGTCTGGTGTTCGTGCCGTCGGAAAGCCCGTTCGGGGATCTCGTCGCCGAACGGTTGCGCGAGGTCCCGGCCGCGCCGTTCCTGAACGACCGCATCGCGTCCGGTTTTCAGACCGGCGCGGCACGGCTGGCCGCGATCCCCGGGATGCGTGAGGTCGTCCGGGGACCAGGCGCCCAACTGCTCGAAGTCGCGCTGGAGGACTTCGTACCGGAAGCGGCTGAAGAGTGCTTCGGCCCGCTGGGCGTGGTGGTGCGGTACTCACGCCCTTCCGACGTCTTGCCGGTGCTGGCGGCCCTGCCCGGTCAGCTCACGACGACCGTGCACGCGTCACCCGAAGAGGCCTCCGAGGTCGAGACGCTGCGCCCGGTGCTGGCCGACCGCAGCGGGCGGATCCTGTGGGGCGGCTGGCCGACCGGGGTCGCGGTGACCGCGGCGATGCAGCACGGCGGACCGTTCCCGGCGACGACGTCACCGGCGTCGACCTCGGTCGGGACGGCGGCGGTGGAACGCTTCCTGCGGCCGGTGTCCTATCAGGACTGGCCGTCGCACCTCCTGCCGGAACCGCTGCGGGACGACAACCCGTGGGACGTCCCGCAACACTTCTCGTGA